Proteins encoded together in one Campylobacter peloridis LMG 23910 window:
- a CDS encoding type I restriction/modification system, S subunit yields MQNKMTNLPLGWEVKKLGDIVKLKNGFAFKSNLFCNDGIPIIRIKNIQNENIILDDLVFCNPNDYKNSLDNYLIFKNDILIAMSGATTGKIGIYNLNDKAYLNQRIGLLRIDNNILRKYVFWFLYCNSEQNLANAFGAAQPNLSTEQIHNIEIPIPPLQEQERIVGILDESFANIDESIKILEQDLLNLDELMQSALQKAFNPLKDNSKGNYQLPQGWEWKSLGDIAVTSSGGTPSRNKKEYWENGTIKWLKSGELNDGYINFIEENITQEAIENSSAKIFPKGTLLIAMYGATAGKLGILDLYSATNQAICAFLHKDNKNIKFFEKFLFYFLFFIRDKIIKDSFGGAQPNISQTYIKNLQIPLPPLQEQEQIASYLDELSLNIKDLKQNYKAQIKNLQELKKSLLDKAFKGRL; encoded by the coding sequence ATGCAAAATAAAATGACAAATTTACCGCTTGGTTGGGAAGTTAAAAAGCTTGGTGATATTGTTAAATTAAAAAATGGTTTTGCATTTAAAAGTAATTTATTTTGCAATGATGGAATTCCTATTATAAGAATTAAAAATATACAAAATGAAAATATTATTTTAGATGATTTGGTTTTTTGTAATCCTAATGATTATAAAAATAGTTTAGATAATTATTTAATATTTAAAAATGATATATTAATAGCTATGAGTGGTGCTACTACCGGTAAAATAGGAATATATAATTTAAATGATAAAGCTTATTTAAATCAAAGAATTGGTTTGCTAAGAATTGATAACAATATTTTAAGAAAATATGTTTTTTGGTTTTTATATTGTAATAGTGAGCAAAATCTTGCAAATGCTTTTGGCGCTGCTCAACCAAATTTAAGTACAGAACAAATACATAATATTGAAATCCCTATACCACCTTTACAAGAGCAAGAAAGGATAGTGGGGATTTTAGATGAGAGTTTTGCAAATATAGATGAAAGTATTAAAATTTTAGAGCAGGATTTGCTAAATTTAGATGAGTTGATGCAAAGTGCTTTACAAAAGGCTTTTAATCCTTTAAAAGATAATTCTAAAGGAAATTATCAACTCCCGCAAGGTTGGGAATGGAAAAGCTTAGGTGATATTGCGGTTACTAGTAGCGGTGGAACACCATCAAGAAATAAAAAAGAATACTGGGAAAATGGAACAATTAAATGGTTGAAAAGTGGAGAATTAAATGATGGATATATTAATTTTATAGAAGAAAATATAACTCAAGAAGCTATTGAAAATTCATCGGCTAAAATATTTCCAAAGGGAACATTGCTAATCGCTATGTATGGAGCTACAGCTGGAAAATTAGGTATTTTAGATTTATATTCAGCTACAAATCAAGCAATTTGTGCATTTTTGCATAAAGATAATAAAAATATTAAATTTTTTGAAAAATTTCTTTTTTATTTTTTATTTTTCATAAGAGATAAAATTATCAAAGATTCTTTTGGTGGAGCTCAACCTAATATAAGTCAAACTTATATAAAAAATTTACAAATCCCTTTACCACCTTTACAAGAGCAAGAGCAAATCGCATCGTATTTAGATGAGCTTTCTTTAAATATAAAAGATTTAAAACAAAATTATAAAGCACAGATAAAAAATTTACAAGAGCTTAAAAAATCATTATTAGATAAAGCCTTTAAAGGAAGATTATAA
- a CDS encoding type I restriction-modification system subunit M — translation MQSKIDKITDILRRDDGISGAMHYSEQISWILFLKFLDDYEMNLKDLAFLDGKDYKSILEEKFSWSVWAAPKKDGKLDVKNALSGSDLLEFVNKELFPYLKNFKNNDDFKSIEYKIGGIFEFIDNRIANGHTLREVINLVDEISFNKEDEVFALGEVYEKLLKDMGSDGGNSGEFYTPRPLIKAMVEVIDPKAKERIYDPSCGSCGFLVESFLHILYKDRTKGEKANLSVEELEFLKNDALFGKEKTPLSYAMGVMNMILHEISSPNIIKTNTLSKKITDITEKEKYEVILANPPFGGKEKEQIQENFPIKSNATELLFLQHILKSLKNNGRCAIIVPEGVLFQNSNAFVNVKKDLLDDFNLECVLSLPSGVFLPYSAVKTNVLFFSKGKKCICEGDGVYYYELIPPFKLTKNKPLEYSHFKDFLKCYKDRKITPNSYIVSLEELRNRNYDISAKNPNTKEEKSLREVEEIVEDLKQNQEKAKVLLEKIQKALI, via the coding sequence ATGCAAAGTAAAATAGATAAAATCACAGATATTTTAAGAAGAGATGACGGCATAAGCGGTGCTATGCATTATAGCGAGCAAATTAGCTGGATATTGTTTTTGAAATTTTTAGATGATTATGAGATGAATTTAAAAGATTTAGCATTTTTAGATGGCAAAGATTATAAAAGCATTTTAGAAGAAAAATTTAGCTGGAGTGTTTGGGCAGCACCGAAAAAAGATGGCAAACTTGATGTAAAAAATGCTTTGAGTGGATCGGATTTGCTTGAATTTGTAAATAAAGAGCTTTTTCCTTATCTTAAAAATTTTAAAAATAATGATGATTTTAAAAGCATAGAGTATAAAATAGGTGGAATTTTTGAATTTATAGACAATCGCATAGCAAATGGCCATACCTTAAGAGAAGTGATAAATTTAGTTGATGAGATTAGTTTTAATAAAGAAGATGAGGTATTTGCTTTAGGTGAAGTTTATGAAAAACTTTTAAAAGATATGGGTAGTGATGGTGGAAATAGTGGAGAATTTTACACTCCGCGTCCTTTGATAAAAGCTATGGTAGAAGTGATAGATCCTAAAGCAAAAGAAAGAATTTATGATCCTTCTTGTGGTAGTTGTGGATTTTTGGTTGAGAGTTTTTTGCATATTTTGTATAAAGATAGAACTAAAGGCGAAAAAGCAAATTTAAGCGTAGAAGAGCTTGAATTTTTAAAAAATGACGCACTTTTTGGTAAAGAAAAAACTCCACTTAGCTATGCAATGGGCGTTATGAATATGATATTACACGAAATTTCAAGTCCAAATATCATAAAAACAAATACTTTAAGTAAAAAAATCACAGATATAACAGAAAAAGAAAAATACGAAGTAATACTTGCAAATCCACCTTTTGGAGGCAAAGAAAAAGAACAAATTCAAGAAAATTTTCCTATAAAATCAAATGCTACTGAGCTTTTGTTTTTACAGCATATTTTAAAATCTTTAAAAAACAACGGAAGATGTGCTATCATCGTGCCTGAAGGCGTGCTTTTTCAAAATTCAAATGCCTTTGTAAATGTAAAAAAAGATTTATTGGATGATTTTAATTTAGAATGTGTTTTGAGCTTGCCAAGTGGAGTATTTTTGCCTTATAGTGCTGTTAAGACTAATGTGCTTTTTTTCTCTAAAGGCAAAAAATGCATTTGCGAAGGCGATGGAGTGTATTATTATGAGCTTATACCACCTTTTAAACTTACTAAAAATAAGCCTTTAGAGTATTCACATTTTAAAGATTTTTTAAAATGCTATAAAGATAGAAAAATCACACCAAATTCTTATATAGTAAGTTTGGAAGAATTAAGAAATAGAAACTACGATATAAGTGCTAAAAATCCAAATACAAAAGAAGAAAAATCCTTGCGTGAAGTAGAAGAAATTGTGGAAGATTTAAAGCAAAATCAAGAAAAAGCTAAAGTGCTTTTAGAAAAAATTCAAAAAGCACTTATTTAA
- a CDS encoding type II toxin-antitoxin system YafQ family toxin, with translation MAKYKIYYHKDFVKAYAKISNEERKITDKVIIKLSNDEILEPKYKDHQLKGALKDFRECHIKSNLLLIYQKHNNELELNILKLGSHSKLFKKY, from the coding sequence ATGGCAAAATATAAAATTTATTATCATAAAGATTTTGTAAAAGCCTATGCAAAAATAAGCAACGAAGAGCGTAAAATAACAGATAAAGTTATCATAAAGCTTTCTAATGATGAAATTTTAGAACCAAAATATAAAGATCATCAATTAAAAGGTGCATTAAAAGATTTTAGAGAATGTCACATAAAGTCTAATTTATTATTGATTTATCAAAAACATAACAATGAATTAGAATTAAATATTTTAAAACTAGGCAGTCATAGTAAATTATTTAAAAAATACTGA
- a CDS encoding molybdopterin molybdotransferase MoeA, with protein sequence MQSYEDSLKSLKNVINSYEKIEKIALTECLDRILATDIISLKDHPEIPTSAMDGYAIKFDDQDENLKIIGEVPAGKFPNFKLNNKECVKTFTGSLMSEGSDTLIPVEKVQIENDILIIKEKVSKGFAVRKVGESYKKGEILLKKGTKINYSEIALLAELGYFHISVFIKPIIGVLSSGSEIKDLGESLENPAQIRSSNHVAIANMAKKLHCDIRIFPLLSDNKEQTKIAIKQALNSCDILITTGGVSMGDFDFLKQAIKDYQIIIDKVNTKPGKHIKIAKCEEKFIFALPGFPYSAMVMFNLYVRELLNTWLLQEKDYVFKAFLNADYKKKSPHLEFVACNVEFKDGKIYANLKGKKEGSSAIINNLNNKAALMIANDNIKENDLVDIVLMP encoded by the coding sequence ATGCAATCTTATGAAGATAGTTTAAAAAGTTTAAAAAATGTTATAAATTCTTATGAAAAGATAGAAAAAATAGCCTTAACAGAATGTTTAGACAGAATTTTAGCCACAGATATAATATCCTTAAAAGATCATCCTGAAATTCCAACTTCAGCTATGGATGGATATGCTATAAAATTTGATGATCAAGATGAAAATTTAAAAATCATAGGAGAAGTTCCTGCTGGAAAATTCCCTAATTTTAAACTAAACAATAAAGAATGTGTTAAAACCTTTACAGGTTCGTTAATGAGTGAAGGTAGTGATACTTTAATACCTGTAGAAAAAGTGCAAATAGAAAATGATATTTTAATCATAAAAGAAAAAGTTAGCAAAGGCTTTGCCGTAAGAAAAGTAGGAGAAAGCTATAAAAAAGGTGAAATTTTGTTAAAAAAAGGCACAAAAATAAATTATAGTGAAATAGCACTTTTGGCAGAGCTTGGATATTTTCATATAAGTGTATTTATAAAGCCTATAATAGGAGTTTTAAGTAGTGGTAGTGAAATAAAAGATCTTGGAGAAAGCTTAGAAAATCCTGCGCAAATTCGCTCATCAAACCATGTAGCCATAGCAAATATGGCAAAAAAATTACATTGTGATATTAGAATTTTTCCACTTTTAAGTGATAATAAAGAACAAACAAAAATTGCTATAAAACAAGCATTAAATTCTTGCGATATTTTAATCACCACAGGCGGAGTTTCTATGGGTGATTTTGACTTTTTAAAACAAGCTATAAAAGATTATCAAATCATCATAGATAAAGTAAATACAAAGCCTGGCAAACACATAAAAATAGCTAAATGTGAAGAAAAATTTATCTTTGCTTTACCTGGCTTTCCATATTCAGCTATGGTAATGTTTAATTTATATGTTAGAGAATTATTAAATACTTGGCTTTTACAAGAAAAAGACTATGTATTTAAAGCATTTTTAAATGCTGATTATAAGAAAAAAAGTCCGCATTTAGAATTTGTAGCTTGCAATGTGGAATTTAAAGATGGAAAAATATATGCGAATTTAAAAGGCAAAAAAGAAGGCTCAAGTGCTATCATAAACAACCTAAACAACAAAGCTGCATTAATGATAGCAAATGATAATATAAAAGAAAATGATTTAGTAGATATTGTTTTGATGCCTTGA
- a CDS encoding molybdopterin synthase catalytic subunit has translation MFELYNGALNINQIYTKWYDFSKDKNCGALITFCGIVRNEDGISALSFDIYEPLLKNWFEKWCEKVKNDNVILMFAHSIGEVKVHESSYFAGVLSKQRKLGLKLINDFVEDFKASAPIWKYDIVNGEKIYAKERSLKLKGAGILKD, from the coding sequence ATGTTTGAGTTATACAACGGGGCTTTAAATATAAATCAAATTTATACTAAATGGTATGATTTTTCAAAAGATAAAAATTGTGGTGCATTAATAACATTTTGTGGCATAGTAAGAAATGAAGATGGCATAAGCGCATTAAGCTTTGATATATATGAACCTTTGCTTAAAAATTGGTTTGAAAAATGGTGCGAAAAAGTAAAAAATGATAATGTAATTTTAATGTTTGCTCACTCCATTGGTGAAGTTAAAGTGCATGAAAGCTCTTATTTTGCTGGAGTTTTAAGCAAACAAAGAAAGCTAGGATTAAAGCTTATAAATGATTTTGTAGAAGATTTTAAAGCTAGTGCGCCTATTTGGAAATATGATATTGTAAATGGAGAAAAAATTTACGCAAAAGAACGCTCTTTAAAACTTAAAGGCGCTGGAATTTTAAAGGATTAA
- a CDS encoding molybdopterin synthase, small subunit, giving the protein MVKIEFLGPINKDSIELDVKNLKELKQILQKDESLKEWLELCAISLNDEMVFDENVNFKNGDKICLLPPVCGG; this is encoded by the coding sequence ATGGTAAAAATAGAATTTTTAGGGCCAATAAATAAAGATAGCATAGAGCTTGATGTAAAAAATTTAAAAGAATTAAAACAAATTTTACAAAAAGATGAAAGTTTGAAAGAATGGTTAGAACTTTGTGCTATATCTTTAAATGATGAAATGGTATTTGATGAGAATGTAAATTTTAAAAATGGAGATAAAATTTGCCTACTTCCGCCAGTTTGTGGAGGTTGA
- the nspC gene encoding carboxynorspermidine decarboxylase encodes MQIQNHLDKNFPTPAYVIEEDKLRKNCELLAKVGEQSGAKILLALKGFAFSGTMDIVGEYLSGCTCSGLWEAKYAKEFMDKEIHTFSPAFKDDEIDEIIKLSNHLVFNSFNQFNKYKEKAKIKSIGLRVNPEISLAPKELYNPCGRYSRLGIRAIDFENENLDGVSGLHFHALCEESAHSLELVLNAFENKFEKYIKKMKWINFGGGHHITKKGYDTQKLINLCKRFADKYGVQVYLEPGEAVGWQCGTLVASVVDIVDNEKQIAILDTSSEAHMPDTIIMPYTSEVLNARILSSRDGENYSDLKENEFAYLLGGNTCLAGDIMGEYAFKEKLNIGQKIVFLDQAHYSIVKNTTFNGIKLPNLMLLDKKENLSMIREFDYKNYSKRN; translated from the coding sequence ATGCAAATTCAAAATCATCTTGATAAAAATTTCCCCACTCCAGCTTATGTAATAGAAGAAGATAAACTTAGAAAAAATTGCGAACTCTTAGCTAAAGTAGGCGAGCAAAGTGGTGCAAAAATTTTGCTAGCTTTAAAAGGTTTTGCTTTTTCAGGAACTATGGATATAGTAGGTGAGTATTTATCAGGATGCACTTGTAGTGGGCTTTGGGAAGCAAAATATGCAAAAGAATTTATGGATAAAGAAATTCATACTTTTTCACCCGCTTTTAAAGATGATGAAATAGATGAGATTATAAAGCTTTCTAATCATTTAGTGTTTAATTCTTTTAATCAATTTAATAAATACAAAGAAAAAGCAAAAATAAAAAGCATAGGACTAAGAGTAAATCCTGAAATTTCGCTAGCCCCAAAAGAGCTTTATAATCCTTGTGGAAGGTATTCAAGGCTAGGAATTCGTGCGATAGATTTTGAAAATGAAAATTTAGATGGTGTAAGTGGATTGCATTTTCATGCATTATGTGAAGAAAGTGCGCATTCTTTGGAGCTTGTGTTAAATGCTTTTGAAAATAAATTTGAAAAATATATCAAAAAAATGAAATGGATAAATTTTGGCGGAGGCCATCACATAACTAAAAAAGGATACGACACGCAAAAGCTTATAAATTTATGTAAAAGATTTGCTGATAAATATGGTGTGCAAGTTTATCTTGAACCAGGTGAAGCAGTGGGGTGGCAATGTGGGACTTTAGTAGCTAGTGTAGTTGATATAGTAGATAATGAAAAGCAAATTGCTATTTTAGATACTTCAAGCGAAGCTCATATGCCAGATACTATAATAATGCCTTATACTAGTGAAGTTTTAAATGCGAGAATTTTATCCAGTCGTGATGGAGAAAATTACAGCGATTTAAAAGAAAATGAATTTGCTTATTTACTCGGTGGAAATACTTGCTTAGCAGGTGATATAATGGGAGAATATGCTTTTAAAGAAAAGCTTAATATAGGACAAAAGATAGTTTTTTTAGATCAGGCACATTATTCTATAGTGAAAAACACTACTTTTAATGGCATAAAACTACCCAATCTAATGCTTTTAGATAAAAAAGAGAATTTATCTATGATTAGGGAGTTTGACTATAAAAACTACTCAAAACGAAACTAA
- a CDS encoding formate dehydrogenase subunit gamma, with the protein MYRVILALLACFNFLFAQENFELKDTQIWGVQRVVNIESYQNFGALWTKLQGEYIASAALIILIGVVSAFALHYMVIGPKKFSHDGKKIYAFSVFERLFHFVAAISWIILVPTGLIMIFGSYFGGGFFVRMCKNLHGIATILFIISIIPMLLCWIKRMLPASYDLRWMMIVGGYLSKEKRPVPAGKFNFGQKSWYYIAVFGGFLMIITGAFMFFLDFNSTSLQSIFGISHIDILRASAIIHNILGILCAVFFAIHIYMAVFAIKGSIHSMISGYKEEEEVYILHSYWYKELSDKKQINPSFSYDSRTKF; encoded by the coding sequence ATGTATAGAGTTATACTAGCTCTTTTAGCCTGTTTTAACTTTTTATTTGCTCAAGAAAATTTTGAACTTAAAGATACTCAAATTTGGGGTGTTCAAAGAGTAGTAAATATAGAAAGTTATCAAAATTTTGGTGCTTTGTGGACTAAATTACAAGGCGAGTATATAGCAAGTGCTGCTTTGATTATACTAATTGGTGTTGTTTCGGCTTTTGCGTTGCATTATATGGTTATAGGACCAAAGAAATTTTCTCATGATGGAAAGAAAATTTATGCATTTTCTGTTTTTGAAAGATTGTTTCATTTTGTAGCTGCTATTTCTTGGATTATACTTGTTCCAACTGGACTTATTATGATTTTTGGTTCATATTTTGGAGGCGGATTTTTTGTTCGCATGTGTAAGAATTTACATGGTATCGCGACAATTTTGTTTATTATTTCTATTATTCCTATGCTTTTGTGTTGGATTAAAAGAATGCTTCCTGCAAGCTATGATTTAAGATGGATGATGATAGTTGGCGGATATTTAAGTAAAGAAAAAAGGCCTGTTCCTGCGGGTAAATTTAATTTTGGACAAAAATCTTGGTATTATATAGCTGTGTTTGGTGGCTTTTTGATGATAATTACTGGTGCATTTATGTTTTTTCTTGATTTTAATTCTACATCTTTGCAGTCTATTTTTGGCATTTCTCATATAGATATTTTAAGAGCCTCAGCAATTATTCATAATATCTTAGGAATTTTATGTGCAGTATTTTTTGCTATACATATTTATATGGCAGTGTTTGCTATTAAAGGTAGTATTCATTCTATGATTAGTGGTTATAAAGAGGAAGAGGAAGTTTATATTTTGCATTCTTATTGGTATAAAGAATTAAGTGATAAAAAACAAATTAATCCATCTTTTAGTTACGATTCTA